GTGGGCGGAGCGCCTAGCCCAACGCCCTAGCGCCGATCGGACTGCTCGCTCGAACGCGCGCGCTGCCGCAACGTCCCCAGCGAGTAGGGCGCGTTCGTTCCCTGGCTGGGCGTCGCGCTCGACGGCGGCGGCGACCCCTTCTCGTGCGGCCGCTCGCCGTCCAGCGGTACCCAGGCCTCGTTGCGCGCCTTCCAGACCTCCCCCTGAATCTCGTTGATGGCGGCCTCGACTCGCCCACCGTTCTTGGCAATCGCCGCCTTCGTGCGCGCCGTGATCTTGCTGCTGAGGTCCGCGGGCAGGCGCGTCTTGCCGACCTTGAAGCCCTGGCCCTGCCCGGGCGAGGCGCGATGGGAATCGATGCAGAACACCTGGAGGCGCAGGCGCTCGCTGGCCCCGGGGGCGACCTTGAGCTGCTCCTCGGCCTGCCAGCCGCCCGCTCGCTCGACCTCGAAGGGGCCGGCGGCGCCGAGCCGCTGCGGCGCGCTGCCGGGGGCCCCTGCGGGGACGAGATAGAGCCCCGTGGCGACGAAGACCTCGGCAGCCTGGCCAGTGTTCTTGAGCTCGACCAGCGCCTTGCCGTTGGTGCCCCCTTCGTAGCGAAGCAGGCGAATCTTGAGCTTGGTGGGCCGATCGCCCTCCTGCGGCAGGGCGACGTAGGCGGTCGCCTTCGCCCGGGCCGGCGCTGGCAGCGCGGCCACCACGAGCACCACGCCGACGACGGCGACCTTCCACGCTGACGAGTAACAACGGGCCATCACGCACCTCACCTTCTTCTTGCCCCTGAGCGGGCGACGCCAGTGGTCAGCTCAGCCGGTGCGCGGCATCGACTCCGCCGCGTGGCCGTGACCTCTTGGGCAGCATGGCGCGCGCGAGCCGAGCGGTGGTGAGCTGCACCTCAGCCCTTTGTAAAATGATCGTCAGCGAGCGCCGACGCGGGACCACCGGACCAGACCGGGGATGACGAACCGGACCGCGAACCGGACCGGACCGCAACCGTGGTGGTAGAACGGCCAGGCGGTAATTCTCGGCTTGATCGGCCGGATCGGAGGGAGCGACGGGACCTGGGGCGGGCGCTATTTCTTGCGCAGGGCGCAGCGGTGGGACCTCAGCGTGGCGAAGCAGGCTGAGCGGGCGCAGCAGGCAGGTCCAGGGGGCCGGGCGGGACGGGCGTCAGGGGGCCTGGGCGCAACAAACGCCGGCGTGCAGGCGAAGCGCCCAGGTGCCGTAAGGGAAGACTGCGCTCCGGTCGCCAGCGCGCCAGCGGCGCCAGGCGCTGCGATAGCCGCTGACAAACTCGCGCAGTCGCTGCAGCGCTTCAATCCGAGCCCACTTGTTGCCGCCGGCGACGCGTGGACTCAGTTGACGGCGTGGCTCGGCCCGGCGCGGCGTCTCGAAAGCGGATTGCCGAAGCACCTGGCGTCGGCCGAGGACGGCCTTGCCCTGGGCGCGCCGCAGCGCCGCGAACTCGCCTTCGCGCGCGGCCACGGCGTCGGTGAGCAACGCGGCATACTCGTCCTGCGCGAGGTGCGCGAAGGCGGGGAGCGGATCGACGGACAGTACGGCGTGCGCGGGAAGTGGGCCCTTGTCGCGGAAGAAGCCCTTGGTCGCTTAAAGGCCTGGGGCCGCCCCATTCGCGCCGGCAGGCTGATCAGTCCCGGCCAGTAGTGGTGCTCGGTCACCAGGAGCGCCGCCACCGGGTTGGTGATCGTGTAGACGGCCTTCGCGAGCTGCGCGTCTGCGTCGACGGGGCGCACGACCGACGGGGGCTGGGTAGCCCAGAGGTTCTCCCAGCGCCCCCAGTGCGCGTTGAGGCACTTGGCGGTGAACTCGAACAACCAGCGGCAGAACTCAGGCCGGGTGCCCTGACGTCCGTGACCACGAGGTGAAGGTGATTGGAGAGCACGCAGAAGGCGTGTATCCGCACCCCGTACCGCGCCGCCGCCACCGCGAGGCAGTACCCAACGATCGCCACCACCGCCGAAGAGGGCCGCAGCAGGAACTGCCGCTGCGTGCACCGTCGGGTGATCATTATGGTCTCACCAGCGATGACCGGCCGAGGATGCTCATGCAGCGTGTCGGCATCTGCAGACCGCGTGCCCATCGCTCTTCGGCATCTTCCTGCTTACTTGGCGCATGACGTCGCCGCTCGCGTCCGACATCCGGTCGGGCAGCGCGTCCGACATCCGGTCCTGTGACGGCCCAACCCAGACGCCCAACCCATTTCTCGGCCCGCAGCAGTGGGGAAAGCGGGAGTCGAGGCCTGTCCCCGGTCATCAACCCGGGTCGGGCTCGATCACGCGAGGTGCGCGAAGGCGGGGAGCGGATCGACGGACAGTACGGCGTGCGCGGGAAGTGGGCCCTTGTCGCGGAAGAAGCCCCTTGGTCGCTTAAAGGCCTGGGGCCGCCCCATTCGCGCCGGCAGGCTGATCAGTCCCGGCCAGTAGTGGTGCTCGGTCACCAGGAGCGCCGCCACCGGGTTGGTGATCGTGTAGACGGCCTTCGCGAGCTGCGCGTCTGCGTCGACGAGGCGCACGACCGACGGGGGCTCGGTAGCCCAGAGGTTCTCCCAGCGCCCCCAGTGCGCGTTGAGGCGCGGCGGTGAACTCGAACAACCAGCGGCAGAACTCCGGCCGCGTGCCCCTGAGGTCCGTGACCACGAGGTGAAGGTGATTGGAGAGCACGCAGAAGGCGTGTATCCGCACCCCGTACCGCGCCGCCGCCACCGCGAGGCAGTACCCAACGATCGCCACCACCGCCGAAGAGGGCCGCAGCAGGAACTGCCGCTGCGTGCACCGTCGGGTGATCATTATGGTCTCACCAGCGATGACCGGCCGAGGGATGCTCATGCAGCGTGTCGGCATCTGCAGACCGCGTGCCCATCGCTCTTCGGCATCTTCCTGCTTACTTGGCGCATGACGTCGCCGCTCGCGTCCGACATCCGGTCGGGCAGCGCGTCCGACATCCGGTCCTGTGACGGCCCAACCCAGACGCCCAACCCATTCCTCGGCCCGCAGCAGTGGGGAAAGCGGGAGTCGAGGCCTGTCCCCGGTCATCAACCCGGGTCGGGCTCGATACGTGAACCCGGGTCGGGCTCGATAGCGCGGGTCGGGCTCGATAGGGTCGGGCTCGATAGCGGGTCGGGCTCGATAGCGGGCTCGATAGCGCGATAGCGGGTCGATAGCGATAGCGGGTCGGGCTCGATAGCCGGGTCGGGCTCGATAGCCCCCGATCATCAACCGGGTCCAGCTCGATGGATGGGTCGATGATCATGAACCCGGGTCAGGCTCGATGGCTCGATACGGGGTCAGGCTCGATACGGGGTCAGGCTCGATACGGGCTCGATACGGGGTCGGGCTCGATACGGGTCAGGCTCGATAGACGATAGAAGGCCGGTCACCCGTGGCCGCCGCAGCATGCCTTCTAGCTGCGCGCGCGCGGCAGACGAAAGAAGAAGCGTGCACCCTGCTGCGGCGCGTTTTGGACGCCAATCGAGCCGCCGTGCTGCTCGACGATGGCGCGCGAGATGGCGAGCCCCAGGCCAGTGCCGCCTCGCGCACGCGTGGCCGAGCCGTCGAGCTGTTGGAAGCGACGGAAGAGCTTCGGCTCCGCCCCCGCTGGAATTCCCGGGCCATGGTCCTCGACCTCGAAGACCACAGCGTCCTCCGCTGCGCGGCAACGGAGGCGCACCGTCTCGCCCGTGCTCGAGAACTTGATCGCGTTCCCGACCAGATTCGTGAGCACCTGGATCAGGCGGTCGCGATCGCCCTCGATGCAGGGCGTCGGCTCGACCTCCTCGACCACCAGCGCCACCCCGGCGTCGGCCGCCACGACCGCCAGCATGTCCACCACCGGCTGGAGGAGCTCCGGCGGCCGCAGGCGCTCTGTGTACAGCACGATCTTCCCGGCCTCGAGCTTCTCGAGGTCGAGAATCGTGTTGATCAGCCGAATCAGCCGGTCGGCGTTGCGGCAGGCGATCTCGACCATGGTCAGCGTCTTTTCGGGCAGCGCCCCGACGACGCCCCCCGCCATCAGCCCGAGGGCCCCGCGAATCGACGTCAACGGCGTGCGGAGCTCATGACTGACCAGCGAGATGAACTCGTCCTTGACGCGGTCGACCTCCCGCCGCTCCGTCACGTCCCGAAGGATGTAACGCACCCAGAGCGGCGCGCCGCTCTCGATGCGCGCGTTGACGCTGCCCTCGACGAAGACGCCCTCGGCTTCCTTGGTCTGCAGCACGGCCTCGAAGCGCTCGACGTTCTCCCCCGTCAGCGCGCGCCGACGCACCGACTCCCAGGCGGCGATCGAATTGGGATGGACCAGCTCGGCGAGCGTCAGCGGCGCGACCTCCGCCTCGGCATAGCCCAGCCGGCGCCGCCAGGCCGCGTTGACGTAAACGACTCGGCCGTGCCGATCGTCGATCTGAATCATATCGCTCGCGTTCTCGAAGAGATCGCGATACCTGCGCTCGCTCTCTTCGAGCGCGCGGCGGTCGCAAAGGCGCTGCGTGATATCGGCGAAGAGCACCGCCATCCGGCCTGAGCCGGTCTGGAAGGCATGCACCTCGAACGCCCCACGGATCGTCTCATCGTCGTAGTCGATCTGCTCCGTGCTCCAGGCGACGCCCTCCGCCGCGGCCGTACGGTAACGCGCCGGGATTTCGGTAGCCGCGAGCGGCGGAAAGGCCTCCTCGATCGCCTTGCCGATGAACTGGCTGTTGTC
This genomic stretch from Pseudomonadota bacterium harbors:
- a CDS encoding PAS domain S-box protein gives rise to the protein MIEDLNTAFAQLVRCSPMGIHFYELEPSGRLVFVGANPAADRLLGVDNSQFIGKAIEEAFPPLAATEIPARYRTAAAEGVAWSTEQIDYDDETIRGAFEVHAFQTGSGRMAVLFADITQRLCDRRALEESERRYRDLFENASDMIQIDDRHGRVVYVNAAWRRRLGYAEAEVAPLTLAELVHPNSIAAWESVRRRALTGENVERFEAVLQTKEAEGVFVEGSVNARIESGAPLWVRYILRDVTERREVDRVKDEFISLVSHELRTPLTSIRGALGLMAGGVVGALPEKTLTMVEIACRNADRLIRLINTILDLEKLEAGKIVLYTERLRPPELLQPVVDMLAVVAADAGVALVVEEVEPTPCIEGDRDRLIQVLTNLVGNAIKFSSTGETVRLRCRAAEDAVVFEVEDHGPGIPAGAEPKLFRRFQQLDGSATRARGGTGLGLAISRAIVEQHGGSIGVQNAPQQGARFFFRLPRARS